One window from the genome of Oryza glaberrima chromosome 3, OglaRS2, whole genome shotgun sequence encodes:
- the LOC127767095 gene encoding hydroxyproline O-galactosyltransferase GALT6-like isoform X1 encodes MRRPPAAGATCRRFAIRGFVAVFLVYVLAALALESPLLVVPTPVPGAGAATAASRPLHLDGSGERGRGSAPARPLKRPHRETLSAAGRSSRRLPGIVSGLDLRRLNATRSGSLRKVAAEAAAAGARVFSELQTLAGTVTELDATGEEERSRCPHSIVLTGDEFRVKGRTVELPCGLTLGSYITVAATPRAAHADRDPKITLVREGDEPIMVSQFMMELQGLKTVDGEDPPRILHFNPRLRGDWSGKPVIEQNTCYRMQWGTSLRCEGWRSRADEETVDGMVKCEKWIRDDEERSEQSKTSWWLNRLIGRTKKVSVDWPYPFVEDRMFVLTLTAGLEGYHVNVDGRHATSFPYRTGFVLEDATGLSLNGDLDVQSVFAGTLPTAHPSFSPQKHLEMLPIWQAPPLPDEPIEIFIGILSAGNHFAERMAVRKTWMSAAQKSSNVVARFFVALNGRKEVNAELKKEAEFFGDIVIVPFMDSYDLVVLKTVAICEYGVRVVSARYIMKCDDDNFVRLESVKDELKKIPRGKSLYVGNMNYHHKPLRTGKWAVTYEEWPEEDYPTYANGPGYVISSDIAASIVSEFTAHKLRLFKMEDVSMGMWVERFNNTRHVQYVHSIKFCQFGCIDDYYTAHYQSPRQMLCLWDKLQSGKAQCCNMR; translated from the exons ATGCGGAGGCCACCGGCTGCCGGCGCGACGTGCCGGCGTTTCGCGATCCGGGGGTTCGTGGCGGTGTTCCTCGTGTACGTGCTCGCGGCGCTCGCGCTCGAGTCGCCGCTGCTGGTGGTGCCCACGCCCGTGCCGGGAGCCGGGGCGGCCACCGCGGCGTCGCGGCCGCTTCACCTCGATGGCTCGGGCGAGCGCGGGCGCGGCAGCGCGCCGGCCCGGCCGTTGAAGCGTCCCCACCGGGAGACGCtctcggcggcggggaggtcgtCGAGGCGGCTGCCCGGGATCGTCTCCGGGctcgacctccgccgcctcaaCGCGACCCGCTCCGGCTCGCTCCGCAAGGTCGCCGCGGAGGCCGCTGCGGCCGGGGCTCGCGTCTTCTCCGAGCTGCAAACCCTCGCGGGCACCGTGACTGAGCTGGATGCgaccggggaggaggagaggagcaggTGCCCTCACTCGATCGTCCTCACCGGCGACGAGTTCCGGGTGAAGGGGCGGACCGTGGAGCTGCCGTGCGGGCTGACGCTCGGGTCGTACATCACGGTggccgccacgccgcgcgcggcgcatGCCGACCGAGATCCTAAAATCACGCTGGTGCGGGAGGGGGACGAGCCGATCATGGTGTCGCAGTTCATGATGGAGTTGCAGGGGCTCAAGACGGTGGACGGTGAGGACCCGCCAAGAATCCTCCACTTCAATCCTCGCCTCCGCGGCGACTGGAGTGGCAAGCCTGTGATCGAGCAGAACACATGTTACCGAATGCAGTGGGGAACTTCTCTCCGCTGCGAGGGCTGGAGGTCCCGTGCTGATGAGGAGACCG TGGATGGGATGGTGAAGTGTGAGAAATGGATTCGAGATGACGAGGAGAGGTCAGAACAATCAAAGACGTCATGGTGGCTCAACCGCCTCATTGGCCGAACAAAGAAGGTCTCTGTTGATTGGCCATACCCGTTTGTGGAGGACCGCATGTTCGTTCTTACTCTTACCGCGGGGTTGGAGGGTTACCACGTGAACGTTGATGGACGACACGCCACATCATTTCCGTACCGCACT GGATTTGTGCTTGAAGATGCCACTGGCTTATCATTGAATGGGGATCTTGATGTGCAATCGGTGTTTGCAGGGACTTTGCCCACTGCACACCCTAGCTTTTCACCTCAGAAACACCTAGAGATGTTGCCTATTTGGCAGGCCCCTCCCCTTCCAGACGAACCAATTGAGATTTTCATTGGCATCCTGTCAGCAGGCAACCATTTTGCTGAACGTATGGCTGTGAGGAAGACATGGATGTCTGCTGCCCAGAAGTCCTCGAATGTCGTGGCCCGTTTTTTTGTTGCCCTG AACGGCAGAAAAGAAGTCAATGCAGAATTGAAGAAAGAGGCAGAGTTTTTTGGGGACATTGTTATTGTGCCATTCATGGACAGCTATGACTTAGTTGTTCTAAAGACTGTGGCAATATGTGAATATGGG GTGCGTGTTGTTTCCGCTCGATATATAATGAAGTGTGATGACGATAATTTTGTTAGACTTGAATCAGTGAAGGATGAACTTAAGAAAATACCAAGAGGTAAAAGTCTCTATGTGGGAAACATGAATTATCACCACAAGCCATTGCGCACTGGGAAGTGGGCTGTCACTTATGAG GAGTGGCCAGAAGAGGATTACCCAACATATGCAAATGGTCCTGGCTACGTTATATCTTCTGATATTGCTGCTTCCATTGTGTCAGAATTTACAGCTCATAAATTAAGG CTCTTCAAGATGGAAGATGTGAGCATGGGCATGTGGGTTGAGCGGTTCAATAACACCAGACATGTTCAATATGTTCACAGTATCAAGTTCTGCCAATTTGGATGCATAGATGATTACTACACTGCACATTACCAGTCACCGAGGCAAATGCTATGTTTGTGGGATAAGCTGCAGTCTGGGAAAGCACAATGTTGCAATATGAGATAG
- the LOC127767095 gene encoding hydroxyproline O-galactosyltransferase GALT6-like isoform X2 gives MRRPPAAGATCRRFAIRGFVAVFLVYVLAALALESPLLVVPTPVPGAGAATAASRPLHLDGSGERGRGSAPARPLKRPHRETLSAAGRSSRRLPGIVSGLDLRRLNATRSGSLRKVAAEAAAAGARVFSELQTLAGTVTELDATGEEERSRCPHSIVLTGDEFRVKGRTVELPCGLTLGSYITVAATPRAAHADRDPKITLVREGDEPIMVSQFMMELQGLKTVDGEDPPRILHFNPRLRGDWSGKPVIEQNTCYRMQWGTSLRCEGWRSRADEETVDGMVKCEKWIRDDEERSEQSKTSWWLNRLIGRTKKVSVDWPYPFVEDRMFVLTLTAGLEGYHVNVDGRHATSFPYRTGFVLEDATGLSLNGDLDVQSVFAGTLPTAHPSFSPQKHLEMLPIWQAPPLPDEPIEIFIGILSAGNHFAERMAVRKTWMSAAQKSSNVVARFFVALNGRKEVNAELKKEAEFFGDIVIVPFMDSYDLVVLKTVAICEYGVRVVSARYIMKCDDDNFVRLESVKDELKKIPRGKSLYVGNMNYHHKPLRTGKWAVTYEVVIYIPCILGLTQLCMNLHRRMEIIDVLQIVRMEIIDVLQILCPFVLYPISFSLLLLHLYQHRFGCLKSAMNSLHLSF, from the exons ATGCGGAGGCCACCGGCTGCCGGCGCGACGTGCCGGCGTTTCGCGATCCGGGGGTTCGTGGCGGTGTTCCTCGTGTACGTGCTCGCGGCGCTCGCGCTCGAGTCGCCGCTGCTGGTGGTGCCCACGCCCGTGCCGGGAGCCGGGGCGGCCACCGCGGCGTCGCGGCCGCTTCACCTCGATGGCTCGGGCGAGCGCGGGCGCGGCAGCGCGCCGGCCCGGCCGTTGAAGCGTCCCCACCGGGAGACGCtctcggcggcggggaggtcgtCGAGGCGGCTGCCCGGGATCGTCTCCGGGctcgacctccgccgcctcaaCGCGACCCGCTCCGGCTCGCTCCGCAAGGTCGCCGCGGAGGCCGCTGCGGCCGGGGCTCGCGTCTTCTCCGAGCTGCAAACCCTCGCGGGCACCGTGACTGAGCTGGATGCgaccggggaggaggagaggagcaggTGCCCTCACTCGATCGTCCTCACCGGCGACGAGTTCCGGGTGAAGGGGCGGACCGTGGAGCTGCCGTGCGGGCTGACGCTCGGGTCGTACATCACGGTggccgccacgccgcgcgcggcgcatGCCGACCGAGATCCTAAAATCACGCTGGTGCGGGAGGGGGACGAGCCGATCATGGTGTCGCAGTTCATGATGGAGTTGCAGGGGCTCAAGACGGTGGACGGTGAGGACCCGCCAAGAATCCTCCACTTCAATCCTCGCCTCCGCGGCGACTGGAGTGGCAAGCCTGTGATCGAGCAGAACACATGTTACCGAATGCAGTGGGGAACTTCTCTCCGCTGCGAGGGCTGGAGGTCCCGTGCTGATGAGGAGACCG TGGATGGGATGGTGAAGTGTGAGAAATGGATTCGAGATGACGAGGAGAGGTCAGAACAATCAAAGACGTCATGGTGGCTCAACCGCCTCATTGGCCGAACAAAGAAGGTCTCTGTTGATTGGCCATACCCGTTTGTGGAGGACCGCATGTTCGTTCTTACTCTTACCGCGGGGTTGGAGGGTTACCACGTGAACGTTGATGGACGACACGCCACATCATTTCCGTACCGCACT GGATTTGTGCTTGAAGATGCCACTGGCTTATCATTGAATGGGGATCTTGATGTGCAATCGGTGTTTGCAGGGACTTTGCCCACTGCACACCCTAGCTTTTCACCTCAGAAACACCTAGAGATGTTGCCTATTTGGCAGGCCCCTCCCCTTCCAGACGAACCAATTGAGATTTTCATTGGCATCCTGTCAGCAGGCAACCATTTTGCTGAACGTATGGCTGTGAGGAAGACATGGATGTCTGCTGCCCAGAAGTCCTCGAATGTCGTGGCCCGTTTTTTTGTTGCCCTG AACGGCAGAAAAGAAGTCAATGCAGAATTGAAGAAAGAGGCAGAGTTTTTTGGGGACATTGTTATTGTGCCATTCATGGACAGCTATGACTTAGTTGTTCTAAAGACTGTGGCAATATGTGAATATGGG GTGCGTGTTGTTTCCGCTCGATATATAATGAAGTGTGATGACGATAATTTTGTTAGACTTGAATCAGTGAAGGATGAACTTAAGAAAATACCAAGAGGTAAAAGTCTCTATGTGGGAAACATGAATTATCACCACAAGCCATTGCGCACTGGGAAGTGGGCTGTCACTTATGAG GTGGTAATCTACATTCCTTGCATCCTTGGGCTTACACAGTTATGTATGAACCTACATAGGAGAATGGAGATAATTGACGTCCTACAAATTGTGAGAATGGAAATAATTGACGTCCTACAAATTCTGTGTCCTTTTGTACTCTATCCAATTTCGTTTTCTCTTTTGCTGCTTCACCTATACCAACATAGGTTTGGGTGCCTAAAGTCTGCCATGAATTCATTgcacttatctttttaa